Below is a window of Carassius auratus strain Wakin chromosome 50, ASM336829v1, whole genome shotgun sequence DNA.
tgtgaaggAGTGTGTCTATCATACTAAATAGACTGTAAGTGCAGACTAATGGAGGAAAGAAGCACTTCCAGTCactgtgttcttgttagcaaaggttacctccaaagaaacatGTGCAGCCATCATTGCTTTGCATTAAAATGGCCTAGcatgcaaggaaattgctacaaagaatattgcatcTAAAAGAACTATTTactggatcatcaagaacttcaaggagagatTTTCGACTGCAGTGATGAAGTCTGCAGGACGTCCCATTGTGTCCAGCAAGTGCGTACAGATCACGTGGATACATCCAGGaattaagaaaaactgaaaagttaCAATATTCTTTCAATTTCTGAAGTAACTACCCTCAGCTTTGCCATAGAAGAGAGACGTTGCACAGACAAGTAAGCTAAGCGAGTTAAGCAGTCATTTAATATGGACTTTGGCTAACTGTAGTGCTCCAATAAACCATGTTAAAACTATTTTTCtagtattatgcatttatttttcatctaatataatTTCTGAACAGAACTTAGATTTTTTCAAGCATAGTGAAATATTTTAGCCATGGTGCGAAGGTGgaggattggacagcagaaaaTTGGTGCAGTTATTTTCTTTGATGAAGCTCCCTTTCCGACTGTTTGGGGCATGTGGATAATGGTTTGttcagagaagaaaaggtgaacactaccatgagtcctgtgtgGTGctaacagtgaagcatcctgagaccatacTTGTatggggttgcttttcaaccaagagagtgggctctctcataattctgcccaaaaacagtgacatgaataaagaatggtatcaaaacgtcctgcaagagcGACTTCTTCCAACGATCCATGAACAATTTGGTGACGAtctgtgcattttccagcatgatggagcaccatgtcaaaaagcaagagtgataaagaagtggctaGAAGATCATTACACTGAAATTTTGGATCTGTGGCTAGGCAACTCCccggatctcaatcccatagagaacctgtggtcagtcctcaaaagccGAGTGGACAAtcagaagcccacaaattgtgatcaactccGAGAACTAATAAGGCAATTATTAGTGAATTATGGAccgccatcagtcaggatttgacccagaagctaatatccagcatacCAGAGTGAATTGCAGAGGTTATTAAGAACGagggtcaacactgtaaatattgacccattatatatatttttgccaataaaagcctttaaaatgtatgatatgcttatcattgtttttcagtataccatagaaacattaaaaaatcatcTACAAATAATGAAGCatcaaactttgcaaaacacaaaatttaagTCACTGACAAAACTTTTGGTCTTGACTGTCATGAGTGCTTGAGAACTGCTTGCCTACTGTGTACTGTAATAGCATGCTTGCACAGGCCTGATGATGTTGTTTTCGAGCATTGGCTCATGTATTGGTCTGTGTATCCATGCAGTcccgttatttaaaaaaaaaatttccacatTAATTGTGTTCTCCCTAGCAGCATAGGTTATGCCCAACTGTTCTGTTGGTTTCATCACTTGGTCTGCAAGGTGTGTTCATTTCCCGAATCAGGTTGAGAAGCAAACTAACTTTTTCTCAGTAGAATTGTTTTCACACAGAGAGAGGAAAGCTTATCTTAATGAGACTGTCTCCATATTTGCTTGTCTGCCAGGGGGCCTTCTACCAGTGGTAAGTTAGGAGAAGGTAAGAGCTATGTTCAAATCACAACACTTCTTCCCTTAGTATGACCCTTGCTAGACAGAAATGTGACACTGCTGCAATGTCATCAGCCAGGCTCTACTTCACCAGTTTGTCCttttgtgtttgtgcaggtgCTGAATGTGGAACAGTGGGGCTGTGCAAAGCCCTGTCTACCCACAAGCCTACAGCAACAACATTCTTTGTCATCTACTGTATGCCCCAGAAGGCCACATAGTCAAGGCAAAAACAACTCTTTAGCCCTTGTGCTGGCCAAGTTATTGCCTGGTGTCTCCTCTGTCCAGTCGTGACCTGTCTGTCCTGTCATGAATGCATGCATGTAGTGAGATTGGAATCTCTGATAGGTTTCACTGCAAGAGAGAATGTGATACTCAATTAGAATCCAAAGACTGACACCATGACGTCACTGCAGTCATGTAACGCTGGTTGTTTCCTGCTGTTTACAAAGTGAACCTTCAGAAACgtaacttttttttccccctaaatgTTATAGTTAAGACATCTACTTTGCTATGCTATGTTCATAATCATATCACTTTGTTTGCTATATGCTCACATGCTAATTGAAATAGAATAACTTCACTATGTAACTTAAAGTTTGACTTTGAAGACTTTGACCTTGAGGAGTCAGAGAACTGCAAATATAATTAACTCACAGTGTTAGGAGACATTGATGACAAGGATGAAATAGGTAAAgtacaaaaatatgattaaaatttaaGCATTTCATACAattaatatatagttttatttgaaCTACTTTATTCTGTTCATATATATGAGGTTGGTAAGACTTTTTTAAAGTGGACATCTGATGCAAAATTCACTTCAAAATGTGTCTTAGCAGTGTGTGgacacaaccaccctacaatgataaaaattaattcactcctttctttttacattttgagcAGTATGACATCATCACCACTGATGGGCTTTCTCATTTTAGCACATCTCCACCCTCAGCCAGTTACGCTGTCTGCGATTTTCTCAGCACGCGAGCAGCTGTAGTGAAAACAAATGTTTCGTAAGCAATGCAGGTGTTTTGCAGTTGGATGTAAAAGTGAACATACAAGTCTTCATTTCTCCCGACATAAGAACCACTGAGGCACAGtggattagttttgtttttgatggtaaCACACCACTGAATACACAAAAAACAGAAGAGGGGGTGGAGTGAAcattagctcattatcatttaaagagacatgcaccgaaTTGGATCGCTGTGATCAAGGGTGTTGTGTTAGACGACTgttgaggaattttaaccaaagcaTGTTGCACACATTTCATGAAGACTCTAAAGTATCATACCAACTTGTCGAAAATGGATATTTAATGTCCCCTTTAATgtaattcaattaataataacttttctatttgaataaaaactctctctctctctctctctctctctctctctatatatatatatatagtattctttgatgaatagaaaataatttaaagaccTTGCATTGCCCCATATAAGAAAGAGAAATGTAGTTTTTAAGTGCTCTGCTAATTATAATTTTGTGGTTGAATGTAATGGGAAcgtctctccagctgttctcagCTAATTCGTGAAATGCTTCTGCACAGACAACACCATCTCCGCCCATAGTTTCAGAGACTCCTTTTCTTTTATCAGCAAAATAGGTGAGAGTCAACATGAGCAAAGAAAAAAGCTCACAGCAGGTATTCAAATTTCACCCAACCAAACCTGACCCACATGTTTCCGACATGTCCAAATAGTACGCCCCAGAATAAACATGCAAGCCAACCTAGAAATATTTATACCTCTACCAAAAGGTCAACAGTAATGTTAAAGGTTAAAAACCTGTTGCAgtctttaatgtattattttatgttataaaacgtaataaaaaaaaactttaaataaaattcaagattttttttcaaaaacttatttgaattaaatataaattaattaaactttttcCCTTAATTATgttagttatataatttataattaaaatgtttatattacattTCGAAGAGAAGTCGTACCTAACGGTCGGACAccacaaacatatattattataatttttgacaaatattttacataaaatcctATACCGCAACAAAGACACAATGAATACTGCTTATACAGAAACCAAAATACTTCAGATGCATGAAATGATGAAAAAATTATTCTTATGGCACATTTCCTCACAGATCTCAGATAAACAGTGTTTGGTGATCGGGGGAGGAAGTAGATGATGACAGCAGAGTCTCACCACATTTGCACACAGGCTTGCTTTTGTCCTTTCTGCTGTCCACCATCACATCGACTTGTTTGTTGAGCTCTAAAAGAGGCTCCTTGTCTCAGAGGGACTTTAGAATGCATGGAATCCAGTTGgagtcaaaaacacacacatactgagtcACAAATGTGAATGCGTTTATCTCTGAACAGACTGTGAGGGTGTACCACAAAGATTCATGCAAATATTCTACTGACTTCTCAGCTCTGTATGGAATGATTTGCTGCCCCTGGGTTGGACACCCGAAATACAGCAGTGGATGATGGGAAACTATTGTGCCAAGTAAGCATTGGTCTGGGTGCTTGGTATAACTGCAATGGGGCGATCATCCAGACACAACGGATCCTTTCTGATGCACACCGTGTCTATAACCTGTGAgcacaaaaaatgttttagaaaggtTTCTAGAGTCGTGTACATGTATTATCTTTGGAAAAAGGCCATTCAAACTTATGCATAAACAGTATATACACTTTTTTATGATGATTTAACTTTTCTTTGCAGGGAAGAAAGACATTTGAGCCTTTTATCAGTGACAACAAGAGGCTCAAAGAAACAGGTGAGAAGGACATCGACAGGAACAACATGAAACTggttggaatgttgttccaggaacttAGGATTTTGACCCAATTtgggattcattcattcatattgtgTCCAAAAATGAgttcagaaatttcatttttgggtgacctatccctttaacacaAATATCTCTTTCTCATATCCATGATGGGATTGGTGTACTGGTACACCCTCATTAAAACCCATCCTCTCTCGAATACAATGTGGCTTTGGTTAAGCTGAGCTCTTTGTTAAAACTCAAAGTACACAGCGTGTCTGTATACCCTCTACTGGACAGGAAATCCCACCCTCCCTCCATTGCTGGGCTCTGTTGTGGACCAGCCAAATGTGTACGCCACCAGTTTGCCTTCACAAGTTGAAGTCATGTACGCCAACATGACATTTCACATCTACTTTTTGAATAAATTGAAAGCCGACCTAGTGTTGAACTTTCAGAACTTGAATGTGACTTGAAAAACTGATTTCCTTTAATTGTAATTTCTCTGCTGCACATTTTGCTCTCTGTGGAGCTTTAGTTGTTAATAATGTTGTACTCTTTTTAGCAGGACATGGGCAGCACACACTTCAATTGCTAAAAATATCCGTGCTGGAACAAGTGGTGTGTGAACAATGGCACAAAACTAGATTGACACCGACTATGCTATGCTATGGAGAATCATGCATGGTGTAGAGCAGTAACCTACTGTACGTTTAATACTTCCTAGAAGGGAATGTTATTGCAGAAATGCTGACCTCAAGTGGATAGGTTTGGTAATGATTCTTGAATTGCTTGCTCAGTTACTTTGATGGGCTCTGTACCAAATTACAGACTTGATTTACATTTGCTGATTCGAAATTACTGTCAAACAAGGAAGTGATCCATGAAGGCGTTACAGGGTATACAACCCCCCCAAATCAGATTCCTTCTTAACATCGGAAAGATAATTAGCACATCCTAAATTTAtacagaggtcagacagattcaacCACAATTTCAAAAAGAAGTTACGTGTCTGCTTCAGCTATTATGCTGCCCGCAGATGGAATCagtttccagaagagatcagatgtgctaaaacattagccacaTTTAAATGCATACTCAAAActgtttagttgtgcatttacTGGATGAGCACTGTACTACGtctgattgcactttattttatgtataatgttttaaattcattttaaattaaattctaaatcattaaaaagtttttaagttCCCTGTTTTATTGTTCTGATTTTTTACGAGTATTATActtacttttatgtaaagcactttgaattatcaTTGTGTATGAAAAGTGATGTTTCATGGTTGCTACAGAGTGTCCATTGCTCCCTACTTCCTGAGCAGAGGAAATTGTGTTGAAGTTTAATGTCTAATGTCTTTACACacagacaagtgtgacatcatatacctttgtaaataaatacaatttaaattcatgtctcacacacttcaatgcactttgaatggagcATATACATTCACTTTGAgatggaatcatggcggaatatcatgtgatgtccactttgcaaggcacttacgtttgaatagaacaaacgtctgaagcttaagagaaacataaaaaacttgtgtttgaatcgtcagtggcaaatcctttacataagTAAacttacttacagactgtgagtcagaacagccggcattggagtcttctctcccaggatcaggaaacagtcttccataaaatgtgctgcacacatctgaatatttgagttgaattgttctggaacagtgttgtaaatacaacataACCACTGATTTCTTGTTGTGTCCTCTTTcgaaaggccaaacaaagtatttttgctaTCACAATGAAACATGGCACCGGTGgtaacagcgagaatcaaaggttacttcttctttctttgcgtgaacatttgggcggcattacgcaaatctccccacatcgtgacatagacgtgtgggggcatgttagaatgagccattttaggagggcgtggacgagTCCTAACTTTTATAAAGTATATCTCTTTGGGGATCtctttgtaacactccaaagagaaagcaaaaatttaaattgcatcatattacccctttaatATTTTAGGAGGAGTAAaactgacatttgtgcttttaacAGCCAGATGTATCTAcactagctatatatatatatatatatatatatatatatatatatatatatatatatatatgcattgagGCTATAGAGCACACTCATTTCTGAAACAACCTCAGTATTTAATTCTGAGCAGTTTTCATTATCAGTAGCTCATTAGACGTTAGAGTTTTATGTGGCAGTAGACGCTGTACCTGCTGACCACTGTATCTTCAGTTTGCAGTTGATAGTGTTACCATAGAAACACACAATCCTCTTGTAATTAGACTATCTTAATTATTATGACATGGCGTGAAAGCACTGCAGTCTTCATATTGTTCAACACctcaatcaaacacatctgaacaagctaatcaagatcttccagatcaggtgagtttgatcagggttggagttgACCTGATCTCCTTGGCTCTTTAAAACCCCATTTTTACAGCAATTTCTATTGCAGTCACATTATCATTTGTGTGCATTGTTGTCCACACCTCAATTCAGTGCATTTTCTAGTAGGGATCATTATGAGATCGCAGGTTGGGACGATGACAGCTCGATTGTACTTCTCATTGATTGCTGTATTATGTTGTCTTTCTGGATACTTGAGCCTAACAGATGTTATTCAAGGACAAACTGCAGGTGAGAAAATCTGTTAACTTGttaaagaaatgcaaaaaaaaaaaaaaaaagggattaaGGTCTTTTGAAGCTAACAGTTTAGGGATGAGTATTCGGTTTTGAAACCCTTTTGATTTGCCGCAGTTCAATGTAAGTTTTGTATTAAGGTTGAAGACCCCTTGTGTAGTCCCTGATTTGACAAATTGCACTCCTGGCCTCCCCCAGTGATCCTCTAgtacagggatcctcaaatctggacctagAAATCCACTTTCCTACGGAGTTTAGtcctaaccctaatcaaacacatgagcatgctaatcaatgtgtTTAGGATcgttagaaaatcacaggtaggtgactgatcagggttggagctaaactctgcagcacatTGTACCTCCAGGGCAAGACTTGTGTGTCTAGTGGCTGGTTACTGTCTAGTGATTCTAATGGTCATGCTGACCCGATGAGGTCGTTTTCCTGATTGAGACCGCTCTGGAGGACATGCATGATGCTTTTGTCTAAAAGCCTGTCTGTTTCCAGCGAGTTTAATGATTGATGCTAAGGGTCCACAAAATAAACCCCTGTGATGCATTGAATTCAATGTAAGCTTTAAGCAGAGACCATTAAAACTAAGGTATTCCTATTAAAACTAACATGAGCCAAAACTTAAATACAAGTtcttaataatcacaaaattagGACTGTCCCAGAATGGTCTTAAATCCCAAACGGTAAGACTTTCaatgtcaaatgtatttattcattacaacACTAGCTACGCAAGTTAACCCTTAATCGGGATGTGCATGAGTTCTCTGAGCTCACGGTTACCGTTAATGTAAACCATGATTGGTAACGATTAGCCTATGTGTGATGCtttttgctgacttcaaaactccaTAGCAACTCTAAAAAGGAGTCCGATAGGAGCTTTAATGCTTCTGCTTAATGCGAATGGACCGGATTAGTAACGGTTAAAAAATGCAGCATTAAAATGCAAGATGAGTACCAGTCAAACTCGGACAAATTGTGTGCTTAAGACTTCTAGAGGTAATCTGCAGGAAGTGCAAAAAGATGTGTATCAGTGGGTCACGTGTTCACTCATAATTAAGAATTATGGTGTTCAGAACATGAGAACTCTGTTGCACTTAAAAATCTTCCAAAACTCTTGGAATTTATAAAGTTGTTCAAGATTTGTGAATCTGGCCCCTGCTTTGGTTTGCCACGTCACTAAgagcaaaaaaaaactatgctctCATTTTCTCAGAAACCTGCTAGAAAAGGCTTCCCAAAACAGTTATTGGTTtaatttttcacatttccttGGTTGGTAGATGGGTGGGGCCTGATTGTAGTTTTTGACCTGGAAAAGTAAGATTTTTCTTGATCTCACGAAGTGAATGGAAGTGCACTCAGTGATGCTTTTGACATGTCTTTATAACAGCAAAGCCAGGAGAGTGTCCACCTCAAACATCTGGAAGCTTGTTTAATGGGTCCTGTAACAGTGACTCTGACTGTCCCAACGATGAGAAGTGCTGCGGCAATGGAAGTGGACATTACTGTACAGCTCCTTATACAGGTATTGGTCATCGTTTTGGGATGATTTTGCCTTTATCAAAAGTCTTTCAATTTAAATATTGGATAAGTGACTTCTGGTAGCCAATGCTGAAAAAGAGCACAATGAATCTTCCCCCAAAggggtctttttttgtttttgttttttagctcTGCCCACAGGTGCATAGCTATTTGTTCTCTCCAGCGCTGGAAAGCTGATCCAACATTTACAAGGGTCCTACTTGCGTTATCTTAAGCATCCTTTTGTTCCGCAGATGTTTTCCTCTGGCTTTTTCGTTTTTAATCCAACATCTGTCGCGCGTCTAATGTCCTTTCTATGCACTGAGTGATCTCCCCTCCCCATTCATGAGTAGACatgccccttactgctgattggctacaagttttTGCCACTCTGGCCAACTTGGCTTTCTAAAGCATTTTTGAAAGCGCATAGCCCACCTTTTAATCCCTTTTGGATGGTTTTAAATGCAGGATGGCTTTACAAAATGGAGTAATTTAAATGTACGCTgtaggtaaaatttgttattgtttgtttctgtATATTGAAGTGGCGTACAGACTAACTGTTGCTATCTGTGTCCATGCAGTGAAGCCGGGTCAGTGTCCCAAACCGAAGAGCGTTCAAGAATGTGCTGACCTCTGTTtccatgatggccagtgtcctgacaCACAGAAATGTTGCCCAACCATCTGTGGCCATGTATGTAGTGAGCAAAGTGATCAGCAAAGTGATCAGCAAAGTGATCAGGGTAGTGGTCAAGGTCAGGGTAGTGGTCAAGGTCAAGGAAGCGGTCAAGGTCAAGGAAGCGGTCAAGGTCAAGGAAGCGGCtatggtcagggaagcggctatggtcaaggtcagggaagcggctacggtcagggaagcggctacggccaaggtcagggaagcggccagggtagTGGTGAAGGTCAGGGTAGTGGTCAAGGTCAAGGaagcggtcagggaagcggctatggtcagggaagcggctatggtcagggaagcggctatggtcatggtcagggaagcggctacggtcagggaagcggctacggccaaggtcagggaagcggtcagggaagcggctacggtcagggaagcggctacggtcagggaagcggttacGGTCAAGGTCAGGGAAGCGGTTACGGTCAAGGTCAGGGAAGCGGTTACGGTCAAGGaagcggtcagggaagcggtcagggaagcggctacggtcagggaagcggctacggtcagggaagcggctacggtcagggaagcggttacggtcaaggtcagggaagcggttacggtcagggaagcggtcagggaagcggctacggtcagggaagcggttatggtcaaggtcagggaagcggtcagggaagcggctacggtcagggaagcggttatggtcaaggtcagggaagcggttacggtcagggaagcggttatggtcaaggtcagggaagcggttacggtcagggaagcggttatggtcaaggtcagggaagtggtcagggacagggaagtggtcaaggacagggaagtggtcagggacagggaagcggtcagggatgTGATCGTGGACTGGGTCGTGGATGTGGGAGACGTGGTAATTGAAATGGTCATGGGCGTTTTGCATAATACTTGCAGGAGATCTGTTCAATTCAGTGCTCTATTCATATGGCACGTTTTCCCTGTTTGCTTAAACCGTTTAGAAAGCTTTCGGGTCTGTCTCCCCAGCagcctcaaataaaaaaaaaaaattctgaagagttggtgtctggtttttttttttttttttttttttccaatcagATTCAATAAACGGTGCACTCAAACTTGTAATGTTTGGTTAGATTAAAAACCCTAGTGATTGGAGTCTGTTccgcaaaatgaacaaatctgagtaatttcgttcattttagcaaaatgtaatctTACGCATTACTTCCCCAACATGTCTAGTTGATCAcactaaaaacaatacaaaactaatgctataagatacagaagagattatttttatttttttaacatggtcTTCAGTCTATGATTACCTCACCTCTTGTCTGAAAAGTGTTTGGGttcaagtcattccttaatcatgtgacagccccatatgctaaaccaatgcagtccaAGCCGGAAAGAGAACGGAGTAGTTCATCGCACGAGTCTCTCGGGTCGTGTTCATTCCTTATTCacgtgaatgattcattcgctATTTCTGTTATGgtttcttcaggatctgtggtgttttataaataaagccatgttataaataattgatttaaattttgtctttttgactgtctcaataaataaacactaggctatataataatccaagcctacaatacaaagtatagcctagtttgttcatttttaatctcTCGGACATAAATCAGAAggtcaaaataatataataatataaaataatatcaaagTGATTTCACCATATGGACAAAATTTAAAGCATAATGACACTCAACATCCCTGGTGAGTCTGTACAGTCAGCAGCTGTTAAAGCCGAACCCCGGGCAGCGGTTAACTAACCCGGAAAACTCCGCTTGTCTGAGCTTGGGCGCGTGGAGCCCTTGGTGGAGGAAATTCCACCTAAACGGGTCTTTGGACCTTCTACTGCAACCAGGACCATCTCCAGTCGTCTTGACTACGTCTTGCCACTGGGTACAGATGTGGCTGGTCGAGAGAGTGAGGTTGAATACTGCGCAAATCACCCTCACTTAAATCCAAGTTTTCTGTGCAAGTCATGGCACTTTTTCTTACCATCGTCACCATCCAAGTCCTGTGGCGATGGGTGAGCGACGAAGCAGCAGACACGGATATGCTGGAAGCTGTAGCCGCAAACCTGCATGCAGGTGGCTCAGGATATTGTTCGTTCCCTCACTGGACCGAAGCAGCAGTGAAGTCCGGCAGCACACTGAGTGACTGAGCAGCCCTATTCAGGATCACACTGCTCACCTCCGTAGGGAGGAAAGGGTTAGAAAAGGTACCCTAAACATTGTCTGCTTCAAAACATCCTCGTCAGCCTACCGCAGCTGGCGGGATCCCGTACTTGCGGtcgaaaaacagaaagaaagaaaaaataaagtgaaaaagacCAAAGTGAGACCACTCACTGTTGGCGCCTGGAATGTGTGCACCTTGATGGACACATCTGGATCAAAAAGACCTGAGAGATGCACCGCCCTCGTGGGCAGAGCCAGATATAATGTGGATGTTGCTGCCCTTAGTGAGACCCGACTGGGCGATATTGGACAAGTAACTGAAGTGGGTGCAGGTTACACATTCTTCTGGAGTGGACGAGGCCAGGAGGAGAGGCTGGTGTTGGTTTTGCAGTAAAAAAATCACCTGGTCAACCAACTGGCAAGCCAATCCAAGGGGATAAACGACCGTTTAATGACCTTACAGCCCCACCTATTTGGTAAAAAGGCGGCCACCATCATCAGTGCCTATGCCCCTACCATGACCAACTCTGACGAGATCAAAACCAAATTTTATAATGACTTGGAAGTCATTATTGCTGCTACAGCCAGCTCGGATAAACTTCTGATACTGGGTGATTTCAACGCCAGAGTTGGAAGTGACCATCAATCATGGAATGGAATCATAAGTGCACATGGTATTGGAAAATGTAACAGCAATGGTCTTCTACTGCTGCAAACATGCTCTGAATTTGACCTACTCGATATTCCAACTATCAAAGCGTAAGAAAACTTCATGGATGCATCCTCGTTCACACCACTGGCACTTGATTGACTATGTCATCGTGAGGAGGAGCGACCGGCACGATGTCAGGGTGACCAAGGCTATGTGTGGTGCTGAATGTTGGACTGACCATTGTCTCATTATCTCCAAACTTAACATCCGGATTAAGCCTAGCAGACGCATAAATGAGGCAAACGACAGGACTGCGACAACCATAGAGGCATCTCCATACTATCAGTTGCTGGCAAAATCTTGGCAAGAATTCTTCTGAACCGCCTAATTGTCCATCTAGAACAGGGTCTGCTACCTGAGAGTCAGTGTGGTTTCAGAAAAGACCATGGAACCACTGACATGGTATTTACTGTTCTGCAGTTACAGGAGAAATGGCAAGAACAAAATGTTGATCTATATATAGCTTTCATTGATCTAACAAAAGCATTTGACACAGTCAACCGGGAGGGCCTATGGAAATCATGGAAATCATGGCTAAGTATGGGTGTCCAGACAAGTTCAATGGCATTGTGCGCAATCTTCATGATGGCATGATGGCCAGCGTCAGAGACAAACAAGAACTCTCTGATCCGTTCCCAATCACAAACGGGGTGAAGCAAGGCTGTGTTTTAGCACCAACGCTCTTCAGCATGGATTCTCTGCCATGCTGCAAGACTCATTCCAGAATTACAACACTGGGATTAACTTCATCTACCGTTATGACAGTGGGCAGCGCAAATCTACCAAGGAAGGACATGTGCCTGTACCTCAGAGCTCTATATCCTCCCTGACCTGTCCAGTGTGCATAGCGCTTTTTACAACACAAATCATTGCAAATaaattttatgaaaaacaaattttctacaatatttagtagtagcttatcagtggtgactgtcaatttctgtacatatggcagaagtgtacagaaaaatcaaagacttaatcaaa
It encodes the following:
- the LOC113066722 gene encoding cell wall protein IFF6-like, whose product is MRSQVGTMTARLYFSLIAVLCCLSGYLSLTDVIQGQTAAKPGECPPQTSGSLFNGSCNSDSDCPNDEKCCGNGSGHYCTAPYTVKPGQCPKPKSVQECADLCFHDGQCPDTQKCCPTICGHVCSEQSDQQSDQQSDQGSGQGQGSGQGSGEGQGSGQGQGSGQGSGYGQGSGYGQGSGYGHGQGSGYGQGSGYGQGQGSGQGSGYGQGSGYGQGQGSGYGQGSGQGSGQGSGYGQGSGYGQGSGYGQGSGYGQGSGYGQGSGYGQGSGYGQGQGSGYGQGSGYGQGQGSGQGSGYGQGSGYGQGSGYGQGSGYGQGSGYGQGSGYGQGSGQGSGQGQGSGQGQG